Proteins co-encoded in one Brassica rapa cultivar Chiifu-401-42 chromosome A02, CAAS_Brap_v3.01, whole genome shotgun sequence genomic window:
- the LOC103852578 gene encoding LOW QUALITY PROTEIN: probable E3 ubiquitin-protein ligase RNF217 (The sequence of the model RefSeq protein was modified relative to this genomic sequence to represent the inferred CDS: deleted 3 bases in 2 codons), producing MGSCLSSPSSSSTLPRTRTVDYKVNYIARPTRTKQQVRAKPSTKLCLICMDEKSPSDIFRGTTSCTHSYCTECTVRYVTTKVEENAARARIKCPDMNCTQLIEPYTCRDLIPKDLFVRWDKALCELLIMSSEKVYCPFEKCSAVMVVDDDDGEKVTQTECPSCHRLFCAQCEVPWHAGSGCKETKKKKTRNSDKEDALLIDLAKKKKWRVRCPKCKFYVEKASGCLHIRCRCGFQFCYRCGSPSINLHHSCGVGSTSSTPW from the exons ATGGGATCATGCTTATCGTCgccgtcatcatcatcaacattgCCACGCACAAGGACGGTAGATTACAAGGTAAACTATATCGCCAGGCCAACGCGTACCAAGCAGCAAGTACGAGCTAAACCATCTACCAAGCTATGTCTGATCTGTATGGACGAAAAGTCTCCCTCCGACATCTTCCGAGGAACCACTAGTTGCACTCACTCGTACTGCACCGAGTGCACGGTCCGTTACGTGACGACCAAGGTGGAAGAAAACGCAGCAAGGGCAAGGATCAAGTGTCCTGACATGAATTGCACGCAACTGATAGAGCCCTACACGTGTAGAGATTTGATCCCAAAGGACTTGTTCGTGCGATGGGACAAAGCCTTGTGCGAGTTGTTGATCATGTCTTCAGAGAAAGTGTACTGTCCGTTCGAAAAATGCTCGGCT GTGATGGTGGTGGACGATGATGATGGTGAAAAAGTGACGCAGACGGAGTGTCCGTCTTGTCACAGACTGTTTTGCGCTCAATGTGAGGTGCCATGGCACGCAGGGAGTGGGTGCAaggagacgaagaagaagaagacgaggaaTAGCGACAAAGAAGATGCTTTGTTGATTGATTTggctaagaagaagaagtggaGG GTCAGGTGCCCTAAATGCAAATTCTACGTTGAGAAAGCCTCTGGTTGTTTGCATATAAGATGCAG GTGTGGTTTCCAGTTTTGCTATCGTTGTGGATCACCGTCTATTAATCTTCATCACTCATGTGGAGTTGGTAGTACCTCATCAACCCCGTGGTAG